In one window of Methanocorpusculum sp. DNA:
- a CDS encoding ferredoxin family protein — MKLVINERRCKGCNMCTKVCPYGIFQEGTRPGSRGYIIPVLDHPERCTNCRLQKLYGRQLCGMCQMICPDQAISWIDEKPFEPQKVVIEY; from the coding sequence ATGAAGCTCGTTATCAATGAACGCCGGTGTAAAGGCTGCAATATGTGTACGAAAGTCTGTCCTTACGGAATTTTCCAGGAAGGGACGAGACCTGGTTCACGCGGCTACATCATCCCGGTTTTGGACCATCCTGAGAGATGTACAAACTGCCGTTTGCAGAAGCTCTATGGTCGCCAACTCTGCGGGATGTGTCAGATGATATGTCCGGACCAGGCAATATCCTGGATTGATGAAAAACCGTTCGAGCCTCAGAAAGTGGTGATTGAATATTGA
- a CDS encoding molybdenum cofactor biosynthesis protein MoaE, with protein MVLALQKEDIDIGALISASRTNNDGAQIVFVGCVRDDGNMDALEIEAFVPVAEKDLAYIAEEATNKFGLNSVDIIHRYGRLALGETIVVILVGAGHRPEAYEGSRFIIERLKEKVPIWKQELSGNARGEWVH; from the coding sequence ATGGTTCTCGCATTACAAAAGGAAGATATCGATATCGGCGCTCTGATCAGTGCCTCACGTACGAACAATGACGGCGCCCAGATCGTTTTCGTTGGGTGTGTGAGGGACGACGGGAACATGGACGCCCTCGAGATCGAAGCGTTTGTTCCGGTCGCGGAAAAAGACCTCGCATATATTGCGGAGGAGGCAACGAATAAATTCGGGCTGAATTCTGTGGATATTATTCACCGGTACGGACGCCTTGCTCTGGGTGAAACGATCGTCGTCATTTTGGTGGGAGCTGGCCACCGTCCTGAGGCCTATGAGGGCTCACGTTTTATCATCGAGCGTCTGAAGGAAAAAGTACCTATCTGGAAACAAGAACTCTCCGGAAACGCCCGGGGAGAATGGGTGCACTAA
- a CDS encoding sugar-specific transcriptional regulator TrmB: protein MTGKEKTGGVLERRGAFLSATRQMTFESGHFTTADLAASANVPRSTAQDWINRLIKEGCIFIKEEPHGRNPAHYASRSALPQTTCKRIFTTLDGSDVEIFHECLSSGCAGFCEFHHRKACGAALSVTRDGMIFRERARIGEAGNLRLDIAAVGLASVKTDGDDIIQTISSIPGGPAYSLSAMMSHAKGVKGVQIMAANGVVTGEVRTLALKAVTIGVDDTDRKGCGGATFALSQALMKYLTDPGSVIGIRHQVAVLCQDIEEKTAGNSCSFIELAVDPSVFDSLAAKVCRFVEEESVSDNWGVAILTSITVPSDLLMLGKKIRQERVSMEEVLEIAKRTGVRVYGKKGIIGAVGAVSLKSQPQEVLLDLANPIVMGQ, encoded by the coding sequence ATGACCGGTAAGGAAAAAACCGGCGGTGTCCTCGAACGCCGCGGAGCATTTCTCTCAGCCACGAGACAGATGACCTTTGAATCAGGTCACTTCACCACCGCCGATCTGGCGGCTTCCGCGAACGTTCCGCGTTCAACGGCACAGGACTGGATCAACCGGCTGATCAAAGAAGGCTGTATCTTCATCAAGGAAGAGCCTCACGGCAGAAACCCGGCACACTACGCATCCAGAAGTGCACTCCCGCAAACCACGTGTAAACGGATATTTACGACCCTCGACGGCAGTGATGTGGAGATCTTCCATGAATGTCTCTCGAGCGGATGTGCAGGGTTTTGTGAGTTCCATCACCGGAAGGCCTGCGGCGCGGCGCTCTCTGTTACCCGTGACGGAATGATCTTTCGTGAACGGGCAAGGATCGGCGAAGCAGGGAACCTCAGACTTGATATTGCCGCAGTCGGCCTTGCTTCTGTGAAAACAGACGGGGACGACATCATCCAGACGATCAGTTCGATCCCCGGAGGGCCGGCATACTCATTATCAGCAATGATGAGCCATGCAAAAGGGGTAAAGGGCGTACAGATCATGGCTGCCAACGGGGTAGTAACCGGCGAAGTCAGAACCCTTGCGCTAAAGGCAGTCACGATCGGCGTGGATGATACCGACCGGAAAGGATGCGGAGGTGCGACCTTTGCTCTTTCTCAGGCACTCATGAAATATCTGACAGACCCGGGAAGCGTGATCGGGATCAGACATCAGGTCGCGGTACTATGTCAGGATATCGAAGAAAAAACCGCCGGAAACTCCTGCAGTTTTATTGAACTTGCCGTGGATCCGAGTGTTTTCGACTCACTTGCCGCAAAGGTCTGCAGGTTTGTCGAAGAGGAGAGCGTTTCCGATAATTGGGGGGTCGCGATCCTCACCAGCATCACTGTACCCTCGGATCTCCTTATGCTTGGGAAAAAAATCAGGCAGGAACGGGTGTCAATGGAGGAAGTCCTGGAAATCGCAAAACGTACCGGTGTTCGTGTCTACGGCAAAAAAGGCATCATCGGAGCGGTCGGAGCAGTGAGCCTGAAATCCCAGCCCCAGGAAGTCCTTTTGGATCTGGCAAACCCTATTGTCATGGGACAATAA
- a CDS encoding 2-oxoacid:acceptor oxidoreductase subunit alpha, whose protein sequence is MTDKTDFLNGNVACAEGALAAGCRFFAGYPITPSTEVAERMAVRLPKIGGTFIQMEDELASAAAIIGGSWAGARTMTATSGPGFSLMMENIGYAAFTETPIVIVNVQRGGPSTGQPTMAAQGDMLQCRYGSHGDYSVIALSPSSVQEMYDLTVKAFNLADRFRTPVFLMTDETIGHMREKITLHSNVEIVPRRELKEGELPCAPDENGVPGFGTFGMGHNVHITGLTHNEKGYPATDSAEIHEKLVRRQVRKIEDFRNEITDVDIVNPDAELVFISYGAPTRTVRQLIADVPDTYGHLNLRIVWPFPDESLLAFKNAKAFIIPEMNLGQIAKEVRQHTNIPIVVVPKLGGALHTPAELLKAVEIAKTVKKPVTEVCL, encoded by the coding sequence TTGACAGACAAAACTGATTTCCTGAACGGCAATGTTGCCTGTGCAGAAGGAGCTTTGGCTGCCGGATGCAGATTCTTTGCCGGCTACCCTATCACCCCCTCGACGGAAGTCGCCGAGAGAATGGCAGTTCGCCTGCCAAAAATCGGCGGGACCTTCATCCAGATGGAAGATGAGCTTGCAAGTGCCGCCGCGATCATCGGAGGTTCCTGGGCCGGCGCCCGGACGATGACCGCGACGTCGGGACCTGGCTTTTCCCTGATGATGGAAAATATCGGATATGCTGCCTTCACAGAAACGCCGATTGTGATCGTAAACGTTCAGCGTGGAGGTCCCTCCACCGGTCAGCCGACGATGGCCGCTCAGGGAGATATGCTTCAATGCAGATACGGCTCGCACGGTGATTACAGTGTGATCGCTCTGTCTCCGTCCTCTGTTCAGGAGATGTATGACCTGACGGTGAAAGCATTCAATCTTGCCGACCGGTTCAGGACCCCGGTGTTCCTGATGACAGATGAAACCATCGGACATATGCGGGAAAAGATCACGCTGCACAGCAATGTCGAGATCGTACCCCGCCGCGAGTTGAAAGAGGGCGAGCTTCCCTGTGCCCCGGACGAGAACGGTGTTCCCGGATTTGGAACATTTGGCATGGGTCATAACGTCCACATCACCGGACTGACCCATAATGAAAAGGGATATCCGGCGACCGATTCTGCGGAGATCCACGAGAAACTGGTCCGCCGCCAGGTTCGAAAGATCGAGGATTTCAGAAATGAAATAACCGATGTCGACATAGTCAATCCGGACGCCGAGCTGGTTTTCATCTCGTACGGTGCTCCGACCCGTACTGTTCGGCAGCTTATAGCCGACGTTCCGGATACATATGGTCATCTGAATCTGCGTATCGTCTGGCCGTTCCCGGATGAATCATTGCTCGCATTCAAAAATGCCAAAGCGTTCATCATCCCGGAGATGAACCTCGGACAGATCGCAAAAGAGGTGCGCCAGCACACCAATATTCCGATCGTGGTTGTGCCGAAACTCGGAGGTGCTCTTCATACGCCGGCAGAGTTGCTTAAGGCAGTGGAGATCGCAAAAACCGTGAAAAAACCGGTGACTGAGGTCTGCTTATGA
- a CDS encoding MoaD/ThiS family protein translates to MPQITIRSFAKFREFFGEKNTLSVPNGTSVLGALLAFAKTRSEGMDQLFADAELRSHIILMYNRERIDSDDAATILVAEDDEIVIYPPVSGG, encoded by the coding sequence ATGCCGCAGATAACCATACGCTCATTTGCTAAGTTCCGGGAGTTCTTCGGTGAGAAGAACACCCTGAGCGTCCCGAACGGGACCTCCGTCCTCGGCGCCCTTCTGGCTTTTGCAAAGACACGAAGTGAAGGAATGGACCAACTCTTCGCCGATGCCGAACTCAGGTCCCATATCATCCTTATGTACAACAGGGAGCGGATCGACTCCGACGATGCAGCAACGATTCTGGTGGCTGAAGATGACGAGATCGTCATTTATCCGCCGGTTTCAGGAGGGTAA
- a CDS encoding ACT domain-containing protein, with translation MQKNVRTSLRLELKDKPGQLLAAIEPISKSGANIITISHQRDTKSVNGALIVDIVISLPETRLVELMDALRANGVAIVRIGTEHLTCTKTFILIGHILHTDLTDTINRIDKQHIAEVTELDLVMPGMEEPSTAKLTIKAMSEVEMNQAVTTLKEIAVEKHLLIINQIGGGL, from the coding sequence TTGCAGAAAAATGTCAGAACCTCACTACGACTTGAGCTCAAAGACAAACCCGGGCAGTTACTTGCTGCAATAGAACCAATATCAAAAAGCGGGGCAAATATCATAACCATCTCCCACCAGCGAGACACGAAGTCCGTTAACGGGGCCTTAATTGTAGACATAGTCATCTCTCTTCCTGAGACACGGCTCGTTGAACTGATGGACGCTCTCCGTGCGAACGGTGTGGCCATCGTAAGAATCGGTACAGAACATCTCACCTGTACAAAAACGTTCATTCTCATTGGCCATATCCTTCACACCGATCTTACGGATACGATCAACCGGATCGATAAGCAGCACATTGCTGAAGTGACCGAACTCGACTTGGTCATGCCCGGCATGGAAGAGCCGTCGACCGCAAAACTCACGATAAAAGCGATGAGCGAAGTTGAGATGAATCAGGCAGTGACAACGCTCAAAGAGATTGCCGTGGAAAAACATCTTCTGATCATCAATCAGATAGGAGGCGGCTTATGA
- a CDS encoding M48 family metallopeptidase produces MSFHPTNNPVFWKTTADNLLADERYEKAAEAYLRLTELLPSDADAWKGRGSALFGLEKYGDAVSAFEMALILLPDDKFSLEKLAECFDKLGASEKRTACLIRLSEL; encoded by the coding sequence ATGTCATTTCACCCAACCAACAACCCTGTCTTCTGGAAGACGACCGCAGACAACCTTCTTGCGGATGAGCGCTATGAGAAAGCAGCGGAAGCGTACCTCCGGTTAACAGAACTTCTGCCAAGCGATGCAGATGCATGGAAAGGAAGAGGATCTGCCCTGTTCGGTCTCGAAAAATACGGGGATGCCGTGAGCGCATTTGAGATGGCACTGATTCTCCTCCCGGACGACAAATTCTCTCTTGAAAAATTAGCCGAATGTTTTGACAAACTTGGAGCCTCAGAGAAAAGAACGGCATGTCTCATTCGTCTCTCTGAACTGTAG
- a CDS encoding homoserine dehydrogenase, producing MKTWNIALIGLGSVGRGVAEVLLGDGRFRIVAAADSKSGVFDSAGLNIDEVLAKKKKTGRCGDPAWPAARIAAEAEYDILVEATPTNAETGEPALSIIKSAIMRGKHVVTSNKGPVSLASAELLRLAEQNNVGFLFEGTVAGAVPILRGIKYGLAGNKIKALYGVLNGTCNYILTRMEEEGLTYIQALAEARDLGYAEADPTYDINGTDAAIKLVILANTMLGMDVKLADVKRTGISDLTVDALWMAEETGHSIRLIASLYPEKNLLEVSPRLISKTNPLVVSGTLNAVTVETEYAGAITFIGRGAGSVETASAILADLLFITDKYDR from the coding sequence ATGAAAACATGGAACATCGCCCTGATCGGTCTTGGCTCGGTCGGACGCGGCGTGGCTGAGGTCCTTTTAGGAGATGGCAGATTCCGTATAGTTGCCGCCGCTGATTCAAAAAGCGGTGTCTTCGATTCCGCAGGCCTCAATATAGATGAAGTTCTTGCAAAGAAAAAGAAGACCGGACGCTGCGGAGATCCTGCCTGGCCGGCAGCACGTATCGCGGCCGAAGCTGAATATGATATCCTGGTCGAAGCTACCCCAACCAACGCCGAAACCGGCGAACCGGCACTTTCCATCATAAAATCCGCGATCATGCGGGGGAAACATGTCGTCACCTCGAATAAAGGTCCGGTCTCACTTGCCTCAGCAGAACTGCTCAGACTTGCGGAACAAAATAACGTCGGGTTCCTTTTCGAAGGTACCGTGGCAGGCGCCGTTCCAATTCTTCGCGGGATAAAATACGGACTTGCCGGCAACAAGATCAAAGCACTGTACGGTGTTTTGAACGGGACCTGTAATTATATCCTGACCAGAATGGAGGAGGAAGGTCTGACCTATATCCAGGCACTCGCCGAAGCACGCGATCTCGGATATGCCGAGGCTGATCCAACATATGACATCAACGGAACCGATGCCGCGATCAAACTCGTCATCCTTGCAAACACCATGCTTGGGATGGATGTCAAACTTGCCGATGTGAAACGTACCGGCATCTCCGACCTGACCGTTGACGCACTTTGGATGGCAGAAGAAACCGGACACTCGATACGTCTTATCGCGAGCCTATATCCAGAAAAGAATCTGCTTGAAGTATCGCCCCGCCTCATCTCGAAGACCAATCCGCTTGTGGTTTCCGGAACTCTGAATGCGGTGACCGTCGAAACCGAGTATGCCGGCGCGATCACGTTCATCGGACGCGGCGCAGGGTCGGTCGAAACGGCGAGTGCGATCCTGGCGGATCTCCTGTTCATCACAGATAAATATGACCGGTAA
- the ilvE gene encoding branched-chain-amino-acid transaminase, translating into MLVYINGKYVPEDQAAVSIFDHGFLYGDGVFEGIRAYNGRVFRLQEHVDRLFDSAKAIDLNPGITRAEMGEIIKETLRKNDLKDAYIRPIITRGIGSMGLDPRHCANPSIICAASAWGAMYGDLYETGLTAVTVCVRRNPPDTLPPNIKSLNYLNNILGKIEANYKGGDEAIFLDRTGKLAEGSGDNIYLVKNGFLYTPPTINNLKGITRSVLLDLCAKMGITYEVCELGLFDLYTADEVMVTGTAAEICAITKIDGRVIGNGMPGPVYKNLLAAFQAETQNSGDAY; encoded by the coding sequence ATGTTAGTTTACATAAACGGGAAATATGTGCCTGAAGATCAGGCTGCTGTGTCGATCTTTGACCACGGGTTCCTTTACGGAGACGGTGTGTTTGAAGGAATCAGAGCATACAATGGACGTGTGTTCCGCCTTCAGGAACACGTGGACCGTCTCTTTGACTCAGCGAAAGCGATAGACCTCAATCCCGGGATTACACGTGCCGAGATGGGCGAGATCATCAAGGAAACTCTGCGCAAAAACGATCTGAAGGATGCCTACATCCGGCCGATCATCACGCGGGGCATTGGTTCGATGGGGCTCGACCCGCGTCACTGCGCAAACCCCTCGATCATCTGTGCTGCTTCCGCCTGGGGGGCGATGTACGGTGATCTGTATGAAACCGGTCTTACCGCGGTGACGGTTTGTGTGAGAAGAAACCCGCCGGACACCCTCCCGCCGAACATCAAGTCCCTCAACTACCTGAACAATATTCTTGGAAAGATCGAGGCAAACTACAAGGGTGGCGATGAAGCCATCTTCCTTGATCGGACCGGCAAACTTGCTGAAGGTTCAGGCGACAACATTTACCTTGTGAAAAACGGTTTCCTCTACACCCCTCCGACCATCAACAATCTCAAAGGCATCACTCGCTCTGTTCTTCTTGATCTCTGCGCGAAGATGGGGATCACCTATGAGGTCTGTGAACTCGGACTCTTCGATCTCTACACCGCAGATGAGGTCATGGTCACTGGAACGGCCGCAGAAATCTGTGCGATCACGAAAATAGACGGCAGAGTTATTGGAAACGGAATGCCGGGTCCAGTCTACAAAAACCTTCTTGCAGCATTCCAGGCGGAGACACAGAACTCCGGCGACGCATACTGA
- a CDS encoding peptidylprolyl isomerase produces the protein MSVQNGDTIRVHYIGELTDGTRFDSSEDRDPLEFTVGSGMVVPGFDAAVIGMEIGERKSVTILPTEAYGEKTDEMTVDIPRKEFGEDFTANPGEQLMIQLGDGNQIPVTITKIDEETVTLDANHPLAGKTLVFTITLAEILEAKSDA, from the coding sequence ATGTCAGTACAAAACGGCGATACAATACGCGTACACTACATCGGAGAATTGACCGACGGGACCCGTTTCGACTCATCAGAGGATCGTGATCCTCTTGAGTTTACCGTGGGTTCGGGAATGGTCGTTCCCGGATTCGATGCCGCAGTTATCGGGATGGAGATCGGCGAGAGGAAGTCGGTCACGATCCTCCCAACAGAAGCATACGGCGAAAAGACCGACGAAATGACTGTGGACATTCCGCGAAAAGAATTCGGGGAAGATTTTACTGCAAATCCCGGCGAGCAGCTTATGATCCAGCTTGGGGACGGAAATCAGATTCCTGTCACCATCACAAAGATCGATGAAGAGACGGTGACTCTTGATGCAAATCACCCTCTCGCAGGCAAAACCCTTGTGTTTACTATCACTCTGGCTGAGATCCTCGAAGCAAAATCCGACGCGTAA